In the Gossypium raimondii isolate GPD5lz chromosome 9, ASM2569854v1, whole genome shotgun sequence genome, one interval contains:
- the LOC105800296 gene encoding uncharacterized protein LOC105800296 translates to MEKSFTLIHMVATAGVFSAVSCWYGFMFGRESARKELGDLIENLRRDNSSSSSSSPPSHS, encoded by the exons ATGGAAAAATCGTTCACTCTTATTCACATGGTTGCCACCGCCGGTGTCTTCTCCGCCGTTTCTTGCTG GTACGGATTCATGTTTGGCAGAGAATCAGCTCGTAAAGAACTTGGAGACTTGATCGAAAATCTTCGCCGCGATAATTCAAGCTCTTCTTCTTCGTCACCTCCCTCGCACTCATGA
- the LOC105800295 gene encoding 60S ribosomal protein L37a, which produces MTKRTKKAGIVGKYGTRYGASLRKQIKKMEVSQHSKYFCEFCGKYAVKRKAVGIWGCKDCGKVKAGGAYTLNTASAVTVRSTIRRLREQTES; this is translated from the exons ATG ACAAAGAGAACGAAGAAGGCCggaattgttggaaaatatg GTACCCGTTATGGTGCCAGTTTGAGGAAGCAAATTAAGAAGATGGAGGTGAGTCAACACAGCAAGTACTTCTGCGAGTTCTGTGGAAAG TATGCAGTGAAGAGAAAGGCTGTAGGAATCTGGGGCTGCAAGGATTGCGGGAAAGTTAAAGCTGGTGGTGCTTATACTTTGAA CACTGCCAGCGCTGTGACCGTGAGGAGTACTATTAGGAGGTTGAGGGAGCAAACTGAGAGTTGA
- the LOC105800294 gene encoding FCS-Like Zinc finger 2, with amino-acid sequence MESSGRSRRPCFIEEDNGLASLAVMESGYAGIHCQTHKQNGFFSRPLCYSRRSSLRNLPSSSSSSFYCSSASSPRSGRFCDARFEDHQPHFLDACFLCKKPIGGNRDIFMYRGDTPFCSEECRQEQIEIDEAKEKNHNLSSSIKAMRKKDQKKSTSPTKAESYPFRPGTVAAA; translated from the exons ATGGAATCATCTGGACGTTCAAGGAGGCCTTGTttcattgaagaagataatgGGTTGGCTTCTCTTGCAGTTATGGAGTCTGGGTATGCAGGAATTCATTGCCAAACTCATAAGCAAAATGGATTTTTTTCAAGACCTCTTTGTTACTCAAGGAGAAGTAGTTTGAGGAATCtgccatcatcatcatcttcatctttttATTGTTCTTCGGCTTCTTCTCCAAGGTCTGGTAGGTTTTGTGATGCCAGATTTGAAGACCATCAGCCCCATTTCTTGGATGCTTGTTTCCTTTGCAAGAAGCCTATTGGGGGTAACAGAGACATCTTCATGTACAG AGGGGACACACCTTTTTGTAGTGAAGAGTGTAGACAAGAACAAATAGAGATTGATGAAGCTAAGGAAAAGAACCATAACCTTTCATCCTCCATTAAAGCTATGAGAAAGAAAGACCAAAAAAAATCTACATCTCCAACAAAAGCTGAAAGCTACCCTTTCCGACCAGGCACTGTTGCAGCTGCCTAA